Proteins encoded together in one Triticum dicoccoides isolate Atlit2015 ecotype Zavitan chromosome 7B, WEW_v2.0, whole genome shotgun sequence window:
- the LOC119335866 gene encoding ethylene-responsive transcription factor 2-like, which translates to MAPKKTPKGKSGFFGVRQKPSGNWGVEFSDAGRRWWIGTYPSAHEAACAYDVAVWRAGRPRVHLNFPEIESRVETEMLVPQGIKMKEITTKKKTTKKPSVVVNADETDEEAMARFAREHPVYVQAELEHYWKREAEQKKKEDEAGPSTVIPIESSSEEDWADFSEEEEEEGCDDPEKDEFWEQFRSSDDEE; encoded by the coding sequence atggcgccgaagaagacgcCGAAGGGCAAGTCCGGCTTCTTTGGCGTGAGGCAGAAGCCCTCCGGTAACTGGGGAGTGGAGTTCTCCGATGCCGGGAGGCGTTGGTGGATCGGCACGTACCCCTCCGCCCACGAGGCCGCGTGTGCCTACGACGTGGCGGTGTGGCGTGCCGGGAGGCCTCGGGTGCACCTCAACTTCCCAGAGATCGAGAGTCGGGTGGAAACGGAGATGCTTGTGCCGCagggcatcaagatgaaggagatcacgacgaagaagaagacgacGAAGAAGCCGTCGGTTGTCGTCAATGCCGACGAGACCGACGAGGAGGCGATGGCGAGGTTTGCTCGGGAGCATCCGGTGTACGTCCAGGCCGAGCTGGAGCACTACTGGAAGCGTGAGGCGgagcagaagaagaaggaggacgagGCCGGTCCCTCGACGGTGATCCCCATCGAGTCCTCTTCCGAGGAGGACTGGGCAGActtctcggaggaggaggaggaggaggggtgcgACGACCCGGAGAAGGACGAGTTCTGGGAGCAGTTCCGCAGCTCCGACGATGAGGAGTAG